The genomic region ATGCCATTGTCAGCCATGGTTCCATTTCCTAGTGTGGACAGAGACTACTGAGCAGGTTTTAGGAGTGGGAAATATTCCTAACACACACATCCAGGCTTTGCTGTACTTGTTCAATCCAGAGGTGCCCTCCTTTCAATATCTTTGAAATTAGAATGTCCATTGACTGAAAGACtagcttgttttttaaattaaatttttattgATGCCCTGGATATGTTCCAAACTAGTCTGAAAAAAACCCCTCTTGCTGAAAATCTCTGCCTGGCTTTCAGCTGCTTTCCTTCAGTTTTCCTATATGCTGTCTGTCTGTAAAGGGTGATTTTATGCAGCTCAGATTAAAACCCAGGGCAGACATTGCTCATAAAAAGGGCTGAGTTGATACCTTAGTTTGGTGCAGAATTTTCCTTCACCTTGACGGGAGTTGCGTACGCCTGACACCAACAGACTTCTCTGCTGGGGATCCTTTCATGGGGACATTCTGATGtctgtttgtttcaaaacaaGCCCCCTTTTCTGTGCAGTAAGATGTCAGCAGAAATGATAGAGAGAATTGTTTAGAGGTTGTTTGGGTCTATATTGCTGTGAAATGCTCCTGGCTAAAGCTGTGGAGATGGGATTGAATTTCTCCTTATGGCTTTCCAAGAAATCACCTGATTGGGGATTCTTTTTGCCTTTCTTGTTGCCCAGGCATTGCTGCTCAATGGGTCATTACCTGAGGACGAGCAGGAGGGATCATTTGTCCTTTGTGAACATGGAGCCTGTCCAGAAGAGCAGCTGGTGAGCATGTTCTTTTCCCTTAAGATCTAGTTTTAGTTAACTTTGTGCACTGTTCAGCCAGAGGATGGGTAATAACTGCAGTGCATTTGCATTCAGGTCATAATCCGAAGTCGTCTGGACCAGAGCATGGATGAAAATCAGGACCTAAAGGTTAGAAGAGGACAGATAACGACAAAGAATCGTTATTGGGATTGGGGTCTTGGGGACTCCTTCTCTTTGTGCACTAATATAGCTCTCTAATTTAAGCAGAGGGAGGGAATGTTGTTGCACACAGatgactgggagtcagaagcTCTACTGCTATCATGCAATGTGAACTTGGTTAAGTCACTTCCCTATGCCTCAagtttcctaatttttaaaatggattaataATTGCCTCCCAAAGGGCTGTGAGAATGAGTAAACTgaatttggaaagtgctttgagattctcacaTGGGAGGTGCTTTATGAGTGTTGTTATTATTACGCATGCATGAGTAGTTTCATGATCATTTGTGTTGTAAGCTAGTGTAGGGTAGAATCTGGGGAAATGCCCCCTTTTCATCCAGTTTGCCTCTAAATAATGCTGTCAATGCTGctctcctttaaaacaaaacaccaaacaaTTATTTGAATTAAGTCCAGCCCTGAATAGACTTCTCTGCACGTTCTCGAAGCTGGAGCCTTTCTCGAGAGATGCATATCGTGCTGCATTTAGAAACCTTTATCCAGGACAATTGTTAAATTTCTAGCCATGTCTGGGTGTAAACAAGCTTTCATGTAGAAGATAAAAGCAGCTTAGAAAAACCCTCCTATCAAGCCTGTCTCTCTTGTGCTCTGCGCTGAAGTTGGCAGTGGCCCAGCACTAACGTGGGAAGTAAAGTGCTCTGTATTGCTCCAAAGGTGTAGATTTGAGGGATTTGCAATCTTTATCTCTGCAATTTAATATAGAGTTCAGGAAAGCTATGACTGCTCCGAAGGTGTTTTATGGAGAAAGACTGATTTCTATTGCTGGGTTTGTAAACTCTTTAAAACGAGTCCTGGTCTGACATGGTTTTTGGTTTGTGGGCGGAGATGGGGTTTGTTTTATTCCAGAGGGTCTCCAGAGACCAGGTGTTGGGAAGGATGGGGATATTTCTGGGATGACATGAAACTACCATTTAAACAAATTGTGTTGGATTTACAGAAGGAGTTACTGAAATACAAACAAGAAGCACGAAACCTACAAGGAATAAAGGtgagaagagagagaattaatTAAATAGTTAACAGTAACCATTGGGAGCCTATCAGAGTGGTCAGGGCGACATGATACCTCTCAGCTTACTCCGAGGAATAGAATATGGCCTGTTAGAGCAGGGAAGTGGCAGTCAGGGCTCATAgctttatagattccaaggccagaagggaccactggtaAGGGGAGACAAGCCCaaaatttgtctaacttcagtttCAATCCATTGGACTGtggtatacctttctctgctagattaaagatcacattattaaatatttgttccccatataggtctttatagactgtaatcagctcaccccttaactttctctttattaaactaaatagattgagttccttcaatctatcactataaggtatgttttctaatccttaattgttcttgtggctcttctcctgggttctgttccttgcaCTGGGAAGTGAATATgatcagagcagggaactgggagtTAGgacagctgggttctattcctgactctttCACTGTCTTTGCGATCTTAGCCAAATCACATTGCTtctttgggcctcagtttcccaaaggGATGGGTGGAACAAGGTATGTGTATGGTGGTTCTCATGGCCTGTGAGCCCTGTTATCCTGGGAATAAACACTTTAGTGTGGTGGATTGGTTTATTCCTAGCAGCAGAGAGGGAACCATGGCATGTGCAGATGCCCTCCTTAGCTAGGGCagttgtttggctgtttgtgttcCTGTTTGCCCAGCACCTCCCTCTGGAGTACGGGCATTTAACAATCTGCTCCTGAGCTCAAGGTATTTTTAGAGCTGCCTGTCACACTGTGTTATGGAGGAAGCACACTGCTGTCCAAGGTGGAGCTGTTTGCTTCACAGTAATATGAATGGAAAAGTGAAAGGGTGAGCCCTGATTCAGGCATGGATCCTGGCTCCCCAGAGACATGTTCAGAAAGGAGTTGCCCAACACTGCTATGCCTTACTGAAAAGCTTGAATTTTTCACATCTGAGGCCTTGCTCCCTTGACTAATGTTTGCCTGTTTCTCCCTCGTGGGTGGTGCAAGCAATAGACGGGGGACACTGGCTCTGTGCCACCAAAAAGTGCCTCCAAACACACAGCTGCTTCTCCCCAGGCCACTCCATGCCTGAGCAGGAAGTtcaaacagaagcacagaaattTCTCGGTGATTTTGACAGCTAGCTAAAGGCAGAGAATTCAGCAGCAGGCAGAATCACAGTGTAAGGCCTGAGAGCTTGTTCAGGCAGATGCCTTCACATATCCTGCTGTGGGTTCTGGGGCTCACCCTTATCCATGGGCCACAGTCTGGCACTCTGCATGTCCCTCTATTTCCCCTGGGCTTGTTGCCATTTTCACTGTGTTATCTATCAACTGTAGACCATCAGCTCCTCATGTACTCCATGCACATCAGTGGCACTGTGTTAACAGTAATATGTGTATTTTCCCAGGATGCATTGCAGCAGAGGTTGGCTCAGCAGGACTCTTCAGTTCTTCAGCTAAAGCAGGAGCTGCTGAGAGCAAATATGGACAAGGAGGAATTGCACAACCAGaatgtgagtgagtgagtgagcagCACAAATGAGACAGTGTTGCAGGTATTGGGGAGGGTGGCTGGGGATTGCAGGGTCTGAGACTACAGGGCAGAGGGCCCAGCAGTCACAGTGTGGGGCTGGTGGGCACTTTGTGGGTCTGTGAGCCATGGGATAGATGGAGTGGTGATCACAGGGCTATTCAGAGGAAAAAGTGCAGTGGAAGCCCAGTGGCCTATAGTCAGACTCACTGTAatctcctgctcctccctccacTTATGGGGgttcctcttcttctcccccatCCTCCAAAGGCCCTCCTCATTGGTTGAAACAGAGGAAAgctttgctttatattttcatTATAACTGGGCTAAAACTGCAATGTTCCCTTCATCTCTGTTCCACATGTTAAAGGCAAGAGACATTTGGCAGatagagcatgtgtgtgtgtagaatcAGCATTGAGGAGGCAGCAGCGGTGAAGGAGGGGCCAGCGCATTTGCCACATCCAGAGGAACAGCTTACTGCCCTGAATCTGTGCATGTAACTTCATTGCTGCTAACCTCAGGCTGTGTTACTGTGTGCACATATGCCCCACAGCAGCCTTTATCACACAAGGGTGAGGAGAGGACTGTGTCAATGGATGCACTGGATCTCCTGAGATACAAACCTCCCTTTTGTTTCTGCAGGTTGATCTGCAGAGGAAGGTTGAAGAGAGGAACAGACTCCTGGGAGAATACAAAGTAAGAGAATCTCCGAGCCCAGCCATATGGAGATTGGGAGAGCCCTGGAAACATTCTTCCTGTAGGGCTCCTGCCCTCTCTGTGCTTCGTGCTCTGTCACCCCCATGGATTGTCACTGTGAATAAATAGCAATAACAAAAGATCTCTGTGATGTCCTTTGGAATATGGCTGCTCAGGTTAAGAAGGACTGTTCCTTACCTTAGAGTGCTTTTCACAGTGGTCATTGGGTTACTTTGGCATCAGCCGTGTGCACTTGAGTGCACAACGCTCACCCACAAACCTACTGCTCATCGCATCTGTGTCATTAAATTATCCTCAGGGCCTTACATGAATCCTGGGCCTATAGATCAATTGTGCTGCTGGCCTCAGTGATGAGCCTGTGGCGTGTCtgtagcccagggcagtgggggccTAACTGACCCTTTCAAACAAGGCCTTAAGGTACAATTAGAACATAGGCTGTGCCAGCTTTAACCCTTCCCTGCTCCTGAGGAAGGTGAAGGTGAGCCTTCACCACCTGCTCATACACTGATGCCCCCAATCCCTCTGGGTTGCAGAAGGAGCTGGGCCAGAAGGATCGGCACTTACAGCAGCACCAGGCCAAGCTAGATGAAATGCTCCGTCAGCTCTCCGAGGCCAGCTACCAGCAGGTACAGAGCCCACCAACATGCCCTGCTCTTGAGAAGCTGGTGCCAGCCTAGGCAGCTCAGTTCATACTGACTTGTCTGTTCCCTTTCCAGGCAGatttggagcaggagctggagcacaAGGAGGCCCTGCTGGCTCAGTGCatgaagagagagacagaagaggTGAGTGGGGCATTAGTACTTGGAACACATCAGGCTCTCGGAATGCAGTTCTCTGCCTGACATTATGTAATGTGCAGCTAGAGTCCAGTGCCAAGCTCCCCTGGGTGCCCCCTCTATCCGAGAGAGGCCAGGTTCCATGGAACATCACAGTTGGAGCTTCTGAGaggggctgctctctgctgcAGGTCAGCTGGGAAAGTTCAGACCTATTCATCTTCCTCCATCAACCTGACAAGGGGTGAAGTccagtggtctgagcacaggatGGGGAAACAGGAATTCCGGGTTCTAATTCCAGCCCTGACACTGACCCCCTCCGTGACCCTGTGGCAAGTCACTGcccatctctgcctcagtttccccatctgcaaaatgagaatCATTACACTTGCTTAGGTTCCAGCGGTGTGTGGGTTCTTTAGTGAATTTCTATACCTTGCAGAATGCTGCTGGCAATAGGGCTGTATTGTTGGTGCAGTTGCTTTCCCTGCCTTCTCACAAATCTGAAGTTGGCACCTTGGAATCTTCTTCTGGGAAGTTCAGAAACTTGCTGTACCCTCTCTTAAAGTTTCTTCTCCTTGCAACAGGTGATGGGCTACAGCAATCACAGCACTCAGAGCAATGGCTTCCTCCAGACAGCAGGAAAAGGAGCTGCTCCCACAGCCCACAGAGTGGTAGGTACTTGCCGCTGCTTAGCCAGAGCCAGCTCAGGACTCCAGTCTGCATCCTTCCCTCTGCAGCTGCCAGCCTGTAAGGGAAAATGCAGGCCCCTCAGGGTCCCTTGGGCCTGGGAGAAGTGCAGTGCCGGGAGGGAAGTTACACTGAGCCTCTGAATCCCTGCATTGGCTGACTTCTTCTGGTCTCTTGGGCAGACAAACGACCTGCAGTTGGTGCGTGATGCCCTCCGCAGCCTGCGGAACAGTTTCAGCGGCCACGACCCCCAGCACCACACCATTGACAGCCTGGAACAAGGCATCTCCAGCCTGATGGAGAGATTGCACCGCATGGAGACACAGAAGAGGCAAGAGAGAAGGGTAAACATTCCTCACTGGGCTTGGCTTCATACCTCCACCTCCTCTTACTGACCAAAGCTAGCAAGCAGGgagtgctccatcccctcacatcTCTCCCTGCAGTGTGCTATCATGTGGTCACTCTGCTCACTGAATCCTAAAGAAGCCTAGATTGTGGCAGATGGAGGGCCCCTAAGGACCCCAGCACAGCCCTGGGGGAACCCAGGGGTGTAACAGATGGTATTTCATTACTGTACCTCACACCTCTGCTCTCACTGTCTCGCACTGGAGGCCTAATGCTAAGATGTGCTTCTTATATCACTGAGAAGCAgtcatctaataaatttgttagtctctaaggtgccacaagtactccttttctttttgcgaatacagactaacacggctgctactctgaaacctgtcatctagtccagtggttctcaaccaggggtacacatatccctgggggtacccagaggtcttccagggggtgcatcaactcatctagatatttgcctagttttacaacaggctacataaaaagcccttgcaaaatcagtacaaactaaaatttcctacagacaatgacttgtttatactgctctatatactatacactgcaatgtaagtacaatatttatatttgaattgatttatttttaattgtatagtaaacatgagaaagtaagcaatttttcagtagtagtgtgctgtgacaaTTTTGTAAGCGAGGTGAAACTTGcagggtacacaagacaaatcagactcctcaAAGGGGTACGGTAgtcaggaaaggttgagagctactgatcTAGTCAAGTAGTTGGAACGGGGGCCTATaaatcaggactcttgggttctgttcctggttctgtcactgacttgctgtgtgaccttaggtaagtcacttcacctcttccctcccactgGGGGCTGTGAGGATTAATTGGTCAACATTTGCAGAGTGTTGTGAAGCTTGTTTGGGCAAAGAGCTGTGACTAAGCCACCACGGGCTGTCATTGCTGCTGCCTGAGCTCTGTTGTACTGCCCATTGGGCCTGACGGTGGTATTTGGAAGCAGACACTTGCTGGCCTTATAACTACACAGGGTtagtttgtctctgtctgggaGCAGAGCCATGTTAGCGTTTTAAATCAGTCAAACCCATCTGTTGTTTCTTCGTTGGGGTCTATTTTATGTCTGTAAAAAGTGTGGCAGAGCGAAGAAGTTAACAATGACATTCACAGTCCAGGCTAACCTGACTCCAGAGTCTATGCTCTGACTGTTGTTCTCTAAGGGCTGTCCATCCCTAGAGCCATACTGACCCTCAGTAGGGGTTGTAGATGGTGGCATTTTGCATCTCTGGGCTGTGGGAAATCTGAACTCCTAGAATCTTGGGAGAAAATAGTCATTCATGTTGGTTACATTTAAATGCCATATCCTGCAGCAGGGGTCTGGGTGAAAATCTTTATGTATTGGGGgtctctgtgtgtctgtggtgGGGGGGTCTTGTGTGTAGATCTGGTTGTGTTTGTCTGGGTAGGTctggtaggtgtgtgtgtgtggaagaagAAGATTCTCTTAAACTGTTTCATGACATTTTCCTTCCCTGGTCAGTTTGCTTGCACCATTGCGGGCCCTGGGAACTGACCCTTTGCCCTCACTTTCTTGACTTTCCCCTTAGGTTCAAGGGAAGTCACCTGCAAGCCGAGCTGTGAATCAATATCGAGACTCCTGGCCTCCCAACTCCAGTGAGTGCATTTCAGCTCTATCACTCCAAAAACTGGCTTCACGGCTCACAGATTTCCTGGACAGAGTCCACTGCCCAGTGTCCCTCCTGGGAAGCAGAACAGGCTGGCCTCTCACTCCATTGCTCATTGCTGTAGCACTTCTCCTGGCCCATTTGCTTCATAGAAAAGCTTCAGTGCAAGGGATTGTGGGCAGGCAGAATAGGAGCTTGATCCTGACTGGAATCCctgggcactaccacaatataaataatagtaattacTCCTTGGATTCAGGGGGAAATGCCATGTTCTCTCCTCAAGGATTATTGTTGGCTGCACTAGGTGCTTGCACCACCTAGTGGCCATGAGTATCATCCTTAGGCCGGGGTTTAATATGTACACTGTAGCACAGGATTTTCCCTCACTGCATTTGCCTGACTTGAGAGCAGCAATATTTTCCTCTCCATCATGGGAACTGCTTTTCTGGAGTTGGTTGTAAATATAACCTGAAAAATCCATTGGTTTGTAAAGACTAAATTCTCAAAGTGGCCGTGAGGAGTCAGCCTGTTGGTGTTAGGGATGAATAGAGAGCCCCACCTTTTAACTACAGTGCAGTGCTCAGCACCAGGAGTATTTTAAGGCAGTGTTAGCAAAGGAATTAAGGACACTTAGTATCTGAAGGAAGAGCTTGATGTGGGTTCTGCTGAGAAGTCACCTGGGTtgccttttctcttttctctaaaGCTGCAATTCGTGCTGCAGCCTCCATGTCATCAGCCTGATGCATGCAAAACATGCCTCACCAGCCACCTCCCAAAGCCCCTGCGGGCACCTTCCCCTCAACTTTCGCAGTCAGTTTATTCAGGCTCTAGCGGACCACAAACCCAGAACTGCTTGGGTGTAAAGAGCTCAAAGTGGCTCTAGATGATTTTAGATTAATTAGGCCACGAAGCCCTTATGATTGATGTCCAGATCTGCAGTTCGCTTTCTTTGGGTACATGCTGTGAGAGGGTCTCACTGCGTAAACCTTCCCCTGCCTAGGCCTTTGGCATAGACACACCTGTATTGCAGGAATGCGGAGGCTAATGGTGCAGTCAGAAAGAGAGATGCacatattaacaaaaagaaacccaccacgtgcacagacacatccctagtcTATGTAATATGGGCAGAAGAGCAACTGGGTCTGTTGCACCTTTCTGAGTTAGTAGGGCTGAGCTGACACATGAGCTCTTGTCTTGTAGGTGTCAATCAATTATTACTCCCCCTTTTCTGTCAGTGAAGACAAGCAGAATGATAATCACTTATACTGTATTCCTCCCTCACCCTTGAGCTGCTAGAAGGGGTGTCATTCATGGGATGATTCTCCTAGAATGGGCTGGAATTCTCCAGTTACTACAAAGATAGCAGGCAAAGTATCTGTAAtatagtcaaaaagaaaaggagtacttgtggcaccttagagattaacacatttattaaaattagtctctaaggtgccacaagtactccttttctttttgcgaatacagactaacacggctgctactctgaaatctgtagtatAGTCAGTGTGCTATATGCATTGTGTGCATTGGGCTGTGTGTCATCATCCCCTCGGGCAGCGCTAGGGTGGCCCTTCAGGCTAACATTGTAATACTCACCTTGCAGTGCAATGTCTTCCTGTAAGGGGGCGATATCCTGCCCTTGTGTGGGGATGGACTCAATCATCTAATAGGTCTTTCCCATCGCTGGGTCTCTGCACCTATGCTGAAATGATGCTGAGAATGCCTCTAGGGgaatgggtggggggaaagaaaactGTGCTCTCCCTTGGCTGCAGTGACAGTGCTTTGTGTTTCTCTCTTTGCAGAATTGCCTCATTCTCACAGCACACCCACTATGAGCAGCACTGCCTGCACCAAAGTGCTCTACTTCACTGATCGCTCACTCACACCTTTCATGGTCAATATACCAAAGAGGTGAGATCTGGCTTTGCCACACTAATAGAGTTTGGTTCACTGAAAGCACTGATCTAATCCATGGTACTTCTACCCACCAAAACCTGCTCTCCATCCCTTAAATCCGGCTTTTGACTTATTTCATTGCAAAGAGGAAGTGTTGACAAGAAAGCAGACTCaggatgtgtgtgtttgtcaCTTTAGGCCTGACCCTATTTCCCAGCGGATGCATATGTAGTTAGTTTATTTAAAGCCCCAAGACTGATCTCTGGTTTGTATGATAATTCATCTCTGGTTTTATGAGTAGACAGCAGCCAGACAGTTTTACTCTTACTCCAGCACAACACAAACCATTTAGTGCAAGACTCTCTATCTAAAATAGCAGCTATCGCGGTCAGTGCaaaaaagaaacatgaaagaGTTAATTTGGATTTGTTTTCAATAAATAACAGACATTATTCTATCTGTGATCAGATGTTTTGGTTTGGGATGTACCAGGTATTTTCCAGGCACTCTGGCTCGCCTCAGTGTGCTGCTGTCCATTGTGCCACATGGGATCCATGCTGGTGCTAGTGTTCAGTGTGCCATTTGACAAGCTTTATCCAAGCACTTGATCTCAATCCCGTGGCAGAATCTGCCAGCGAGGATAGCTCTTGACTCCTGTTTTGCAGGTTAGGTGAGGTGACTCTGAAGGACTTCAAGGCAGCTATCGATCGGGAAGGAACCCACCGGTACCATTTCAAGGCCCTGGATCCAGAATTTGGCACAGTCAAGGAGGAGGTATATTTGGCCTCTTTAGTAGCAGCTCTCTCATAATCTAAGTTTGTGTATGGTGTCACAGCATCAGCAACAGCCTGGACATTTCTGCCACATTCACTTTCCATGTGAGCAAAATCTCTAACTTGCTAAAGCTACAGTTTAAGGGACAACAGCCCCCAAGTAAGGAGCCAAAAAGGGACATCTTCAGTCCCACCCAGAGCACTGACTATAGTGTGATCACAAAGGCGCACAAGTGGTGGATGGTGATTTGCAGGTCCCTCCATCACTGTGCCAGCTGCTCCCAGGGACATTTCCTATGAGAGCGGCATTCGGAAGATGCAGATTTCAAGTCATAcctctaaaacaggggtggggaaccttttttctatcaagggccattgacccacagaaaaaaacagTTGCAGGCCACAACCAGCCCTGCAGGGAGGCGCagaggcttggggcttcccctAGGCTCTGGAGTGGGATCAGAAATGAGGGGTTAAGGGTgtaagagggggctccaggctgggacaggggtttggggtgcaggaaggggctcagggctggggcaaggggttagggtgggggtgcagggtctgagagggaattagggtgtgggaggggtttccaacctggggcagggggtttcagtgggggtgtgggctctgggagggggttaagttgcagggggtggggttcaAACTGccgcaggggattggggtgtgggctctgggagggagtttgggtgcaggaggcggaTCAGGCCTGGGGGTTGGTGTGCCAGtggagggtgtgggctctgtgagagttagggtatgggagggggctcatggcTTGGGGTGTGGCtaagggtctgggagggagttagggtgcgacAGGGATTGccaggtgcaggctccggctgggtgGCGGTTACCTGAGGTGGCTCCCAGTTGGCGCTGTAGCCGGGCTAAGGTAGATGTGATGTCAGAGGGGCAGGTCAGCAGGATTTGGGCCATTTCTACATCTAAACCAATGAAGAGTTTGCTCCATTTGGCCAATGGGTGTGAGCCAGGCTGGTAGAGATGGGCTTTCTCTAAAGTATACTAAATCCTTGGGGCCAGAGTCAGCTCTGGCATAAGCGGTGCAactcttgttgaagtcaatgagcctaCTTATGCCAAAGCTGAATGTGGTTCTTGGTTTGTAATTTAACTATTTTTATACAGCAAAgaatcctcttccttctccccacagTAACCTAAATGATGCCCTTCCCCAAAAAAACTTTTGTTAAGTTACATCAGTGCCAGTTTCTCCAGAGATGGTCTAATATTctgagcactagactgggagccaggagttccCAAGCTTTATCTTGGCTCTGATACTGCctcggtgaccttgggcaaatcatgacccttctctgtatctcagtttgcCTCTtggaaaaatggggataataattcttgTTTTTGCTCTATGAGGGAGGAATAGACTGCTATATTGCTGTTTTTAAAGCATGTTGGGAACTTAACGTGTGTACGTGTGGGAACTAACGCTATGTAAGTGCcagttatttttattgtttggTTTAATTACTCCATTTTTC from Dermochelys coriacea isolate rDerCor1 chromosome 22, rDerCor1.pri.v4, whole genome shotgun sequence harbors:
- the DIXDC1 gene encoding dixin isoform X1, giving the protein MLACLARGNLLDILQEGFSEQQLQAYVAWVNSQLKKKPVIKPVQDLRQDLRDGVILATLIEIVAGEKLNGIEVSPTSQQEMRDNVEKVLQFVASKKIRMHQTSAKDIVDGNLKSIMRLILALAAHFKPGSGRTAIQSSASTVRKSLSATSASHRPHSATAVAQGAMAALADVRQDVSRSGRDVFRHRQRNSSIDEEIENPYWSVRELVQQYEGQQSVPSESCSSSLTSPSPIHSTKSDSIATQSEEKAGFVIIRAEETETKTEETDSPFLPEWQAGSPGTYLETSWEDQLLEQQDHLEKEMEEAKKMISGLQALLLNGSLPEDEQEGSFVLCEHGACPEEQLVIIRSRLDQSMDENQDLKKELLKYKQEARNLQGIKDALQQRLAQQDSSVLQLKQELLRANMDKEELHNQNVDLQRKVEERNRLLGEYKKELGQKDRHLQQHQAKLDEMLRQLSEASYQQADLEQELEHKEALLAQCMKRETEEVMGYSNHSTQSNGFLQTAGKGAAPTAHRVTNDLQLVRDALRSLRNSFSGHDPQHHTIDSLEQGISSLMERLHRMETQKRQERRVQGKSPASRAVNQYRDSWPPNSKLPHSHSTPTMSSTACTKVLYFTDRSLTPFMVNIPKRLGEVTLKDFKAAIDREGTHRYHFKALDPEFGTVKEEVFHDDDIIPGWEGKIVAWVEEDHGEN
- the DIXDC1 gene encoding dixin isoform X2 — protein: MGTPMDVVPSSASQYAEPSQQLQAYVAWVNSQLKKKPVIKPVQDLRQDLRDGVILATLIEIVAGEKLNGIEVSPTSQQEMRDNVEKVLQFVASKKIRMHQTSAKDIVDGNLKSIMRLILALAAHFKPGSGRTAIQSSASTVRKSLSATSASHRPHSATAVAQGAMAALADVRQDVSRSGRDVFRHRQRNSSIDEEIENPYWSVRELVQQYEGQQSVPSESCSSSLTSPSPIHSTKSDSIATQSEEKAGFVIIRAEETETKTEETDSPFLPEWQAGSPGTYLETSWEDQLLEQQDHLEKEMEEAKKMISGLQALLLNGSLPEDEQEGSFVLCEHGACPEEQLVIIRSRLDQSMDENQDLKKELLKYKQEARNLQGIKDALQQRLAQQDSSVLQLKQELLRANMDKEELHNQNVDLQRKVEERNRLLGEYKKELGQKDRHLQQHQAKLDEMLRQLSEASYQQADLEQELEHKEALLAQCMKRETEEVMGYSNHSTQSNGFLQTAGKGAAPTAHRVTNDLQLVRDALRSLRNSFSGHDPQHHTIDSLEQGISSLMERLHRMETQKRQERRVQGKSPASRAVNQYRDSWPPNSKLPHSHSTPTMSSTACTKVLYFTDRSLTPFMVNIPKRLGEVTLKDFKAAIDREGTHRYHFKALDPEFGTVKEEVFHDDDIIPGWEGKIVAWVEEDHGEN
- the DIXDC1 gene encoding dixin isoform X3; the protein is MRDNVEKVLQFVASKKIRMHQTSAKDIVDGNLKSIMRLILALAAHFKPGSGRTAIQSSASTVRKSLSATSASHRPHSATAVAQGAMAALADVRQDVSRSGRDVFRHRQRNSSIDEEIENPYWSVRELVQQYEGQQSVPSESCSSSLTSPSPIHSTKSDSIATQSEEKAGFVIIRAEETETKTEETDSPFLPEWQAGSPGTYLETSWEDQLLEQQDHLEKEMEEAKKMISGLQALLLNGSLPEDEQEGSFVLCEHGACPEEQLVIIRSRLDQSMDENQDLKKELLKYKQEARNLQGIKDALQQRLAQQDSSVLQLKQELLRANMDKEELHNQNVDLQRKVEERNRLLGEYKKELGQKDRHLQQHQAKLDEMLRQLSEASYQQADLEQELEHKEALLAQCMKRETEEVMGYSNHSTQSNGFLQTAGKGAAPTAHRVTNDLQLVRDALRSLRNSFSGHDPQHHTIDSLEQGISSLMERLHRMETQKRQERRVQGKSPASRAVNQYRDSWPPNSKLPHSHSTPTMSSTACTKVLYFTDRSLTPFMVNIPKRLGEVTLKDFKAAIDREGTHRYHFKALDPEFGTVKEEVFHDDDIIPGWEGKIVAWVEEDHGEN
- the DIXDC1 gene encoding dixin isoform X4, which encodes MGGKQVKCLTSPSPIHSTKSDSIATQSEEKAGFVIIRAEETETKTEETDSPFLPEWQAGSPGTYLETSWEDQLLEQQDHLEKEMEEAKKMISGLQALLLNGSLPEDEQEGSFVLCEHGACPEEQLVIIRSRLDQSMDENQDLKKELLKYKQEARNLQGIKDALQQRLAQQDSSVLQLKQELLRANMDKEELHNQNVDLQRKVEERNRLLGEYKKELGQKDRHLQQHQAKLDEMLRQLSEASYQQADLEQELEHKEALLAQCMKRETEEVMGYSNHSTQSNGFLQTAGKGAAPTAHRVTNDLQLVRDALRSLRNSFSGHDPQHHTIDSLEQGISSLMERLHRMETQKRQERRVQGKSPASRAVNQYRDSWPPNSKLPHSHSTPTMSSTACTKVLYFTDRSLTPFMVNIPKRLGEVTLKDFKAAIDREGTHRYHFKALDPEFGTVKEEVFHDDDIIPGWEGKIVAWVEEDHGEN